The following are encoded in a window of Gossypium raimondii isolate GPD5lz chromosome 13, ASM2569854v1, whole genome shotgun sequence genomic DNA:
- the LOC105784265 gene encoding uncharacterized protein LOC105784265, with protein sequence MPSPFLGRLAKDKKEKEEKEILETFRKVEVNIPLLDAIKQIPCYAKFLKELCTSKSRLIGNERVNVGENVSAVLQKKVPPKYKDQGMFAISYEIGNVGIKKAMCDLGASINVMSYPIYNLINAGPLKKTGLIIQLAKKSVVYPEGLLEDVLVKVNELVFPADFYIINMEDDNSTNLSDILLGRPFLSIGSAKIEVRSGTLTMEFDGEIVKFNVYEVMGHPNSLSNISSIDVIDCLTQTYSEYHDFDELETVLYRSIDMDVLNHLEELAIIEDPLREIVKHLETQPSLTN encoded by the coding sequence ATGCCATCTCCTTTTCTAGGGAGGCTCGCAAAGGATAAGAAAgagaaggaggaaaaagaaatcctcGAAACATTCAGGAAGGTGGAGGTAAATATCCCTTTGCTCGACGCTATCAAACAAATCCCTTGTTATGCAAAATTTCTCAAGGAATTGTGTACTAGCAAGAGTAGGTTAATAGGAAACGAAAGAGTAAATGTAGGAGAAAATGTCTCCGCAGTACTGCAAAAGAAAGTTCCGCCCAAATACAAAGATCAAGGTATGTTTGCTATTTCCTATGAGATAGGTAATGTAGGCATTAAGAAAGCCATGTGTGATTTAGGGGCTTCCATTAATGTTATGTCTTATcctatttataatttgattaacgCGGGTCCTTTAAAAAAGACAGGATTAATAATCCAGTTGGCGAAGAAGTCAGTCGTATATCCCGAAGGGTTGCTTGAAGACGTCCTTGTTAAAGTTAACGAATTAGTTTTCCCTGCAGATttctacattattaatatggagGACGATAACTCAACTAATTTGTCTGACATTTTACTTGGAAGGCCGTTCCTAAGTATTGGAAGCGCAAAAATTGAAGTTCGGAGCGGAACACTGACAATGGAGTTTGACGGCGAAATcgtgaaattcaatgtctaTGAAGTTATGGGTCATCCTAACTCACTATCAAATATTTCTAGCATTGATGTTATAGACTGTTTAACGCAAACTTATTCTGAATATCATGACTTTGATGAGTTGGAAACTGTCCTTTACAGAAGCATTGACATGGATGTTTTAAATCATCTCGAGGAATTAGCAATTATAGAAGATCCGTTGCGAGAAATTGTCAAACACTTGGAAACGCAACCATCGTTGACGAACTGA